The Pseudomonas fluorescens nucleotide sequence CGACGAACGGTGGCAAGTTGCCAACCGAGGTGAGAGTCAGGGCTGCTGAATGGGACGAACAAGCCAAAGTCTTTCGCTTCACCAGTGAGGGAGTGGCGCCTATCACGCTGTTCTGGTCGCCACGTCCTCGCGTCGAGAACCCTGGGCGGGGCGTAACCTTGCCTGTCGGGTTGTTCCATGTGCCGCGCGTGCCGCCGCTGGAGCCCTTTGGCCAACTGGCGGATGTCCGTTTCGATGACTATGTGGTGGTGTTCCCTGAAGGGACCGGACTGGACCCGCTCTACCTCATGCTAAAGGATCGTCGTGAGTTTGCGGGGGTGGTGAGCGGCGAGGGGCGGGCGGTATCGGCTGCGTGGCTTGAACAGACCCTGCAGGCGGGAGGAGCACCAGTTCCCGAGCAGATCGCCAGGCAGTTACATGGGCAGGTGTTCAAGAGATTCGGTTTACTCGCGTCAGCGGTCTGGAAATCGGTGGCAGCCGATCCGCAATTGGCTCGCCTATTCGATGCGACAAATATCGAGCGAATGGAGAGTGGCTTGGGGCCTGTTGTTTCTGCGATCACCGGTGAAGCAGGGCTGGTGCTGCGGCACAGGAAGGCTCTTGCAGAAGGGGGCGAAGGCTACAATCTGGATAACATCTGCATAGGTGTTTAATGACTTGGGGTGGGATGCTGGCCATTCATCTAATTGTCACATTCGTTTCATAGAGTAGTCATACGGCCTGCAGATACTTGGGCCCGATCCATCTCACCCCAATTCCTGCTAGGAGCAAGGCATGAAACTGAAGCGTTTGATGGCGGCCCTGACTTTCGTCGCCGCTGGCGTTGCCACCGCCAATGCGGTTGCCGCTGTTGACCCTGCTATTCCGACCTACACCAAGACCACCGGTGTGTCGGGCAACCTCTCCAGCGTCGGTTCCGATACCCTGGCGAACCTGATGACCTTGTGGGCTGAGGCTTACAAAAAGGAATATCCGAACGTCAATATCCAGATTCAGGCTGCCGGCTCCTCCACCGCGCCACCCGCGCTGACCGAAGGTACCGCCAACCTCGGCCCGATGAGCCGCAAGATGAAGGACGTCGAGCTGCAGGCCTTCGAGCAGAAGTACGGCTACAAGCCAACCGCCATCCCGGTTGCCGTCGACGCCCTGGCCGTATTCGTACACAAGGACAACCCGATCAAAGGCCTGACCATGGCTCAGGTCGATGCGATCTTCTCCTCGACCCGTCTGTGCGGCGCCAAGGCCGACGTGAAAACCTGGGGCGACCTGGGCGTGACCGGCGACCTGGCTAACAAGCCAGTGCAGCTGTTCGGCCGTAACTCGGTGTCTGGCACCTACGGCTACTTCAAGGAAGAGGCCCTGTGCAAAGGCGACTTCAAGCCTAACGTCAACGAACAACCTGGCTCGGCTTCGGTCGTGCAGTCGATCAGCAGCTCGCTGAACGGCATCGGTTACTCGGGCATCGGCTACAAGACCGCCAGCGTCAAAACCGTGCCTCTGGCCAAGAAAGAAGGCGGTGCTTTCGTTGAAGACAACGAAGCCAACGCCCTGAACGGCACCTACCCGCTGTCGCGCTTCCTCTACGTCTACGTCAACAAGGCGCCGAACAAGCCTCTGGCTCCGCTGGAAGCTGAGTTCGTCAAGCTGGTGCTGTCGCAAGCCGGCCAGCAAGTGGTGGTGAAAGACGGTTACATCCCGCTGCCAGCCAAAGTGGTTGATAAAGCCCTGGCTGACCTGGGTCTGAATCACAACGGCAACGTTGCGAAGAAGTAATTGAAGGACCGGCGGGGGCGGGTTTTGACCCGGTCTCGCCACTCATTGTGAGTCCGCTGCCAGGGATATCTGCGCGGCGGGCTTTTTTGCGTCACTGCATTGTCATGTTTTTGTCATACGGGACCGCTAGGGTGTGCGCATGAATGATCTGGCCAACTCCACCATG carries:
- a CDS encoding phosphate ABC transporter substrate-binding protein PstS, which encodes MKLKRLMAALTFVAAGVATANAVAAVDPAIPTYTKTTGVSGNLSSVGSDTLANLMTLWAEAYKKEYPNVNIQIQAAGSSTAPPALTEGTANLGPMSRKMKDVELQAFEQKYGYKPTAIPVAVDALAVFVHKDNPIKGLTMAQVDAIFSSTRLCGAKADVKTWGDLGVTGDLANKPVQLFGRNSVSGTYGYFKEEALCKGDFKPNVNEQPGSASVVQSISSSLNGIGYSGIGYKTASVKTVPLAKKEGGAFVEDNEANALNGTYPLSRFLYVYVNKAPNKPLAPLEAEFVKLVLSQAGQQVVVKDGYIPLPAKVVDKALADLGLNHNGNVAKK